CGTCGCAATCTTGCGCAGAATCCGGCGCATGATCTTGCCCGAGCGGGTTTTCGGCAGCCCCGGCGCCCACTGGATCACGTCCGGCGAAGCAATCGGGCCGATCTCTTTACGCACCCAATTTTTCAGCTCCAGGCGCAGCTGCTCGCTCGGCTCTTCGCCACCGATCAACGTGACATAGACATAAATGCCCTGGCCCTTGATATCGTGCGGCACACCGACCACCGCCGCTTCGGCGACTTTCGGGTGTGCGACCATCGCGCTTTCGATCTCGGCGGTGCCCATGCGGTGCCCGGAAACGTTGAGCACGTCATCCACGCGACCGGTGATCCAGTAGTAGCCGTCCGCATCGCGACGCGCACCGTCCCCGGTGAAGTACATGCCACGGAACGTCTTGAAATAGGTGTCGACAAAGCGGTCATGGTCGCCATACAGCGTGCGCGCCTGGCCTGGCCACGAGTCGAGAATTACCAGGTTACCCTCGGCAACACCTTCGATAATGTTGCCCAGATTATCCACCAGCGCCGGCACCACACCGAAGAACGGCCGTGCCGCAGAGCCAGGTTTCAGACCGTGAGCGCCCGGCAGCGGGCTCATCATGTTGCCGCCTGTTTCGGTCTGCCACCAGGTATCGACGATCGGGCAACGGGATTGGCCGACATTCTTGTAGTACCAATCCCACGCTTCAGGGTTAATCGGCTCACCAACCGAACCCAACAGGCGCAGGCTGCTGCCATCGGCGCCTTCCACAGCGGCGGTGCCCGACGCCATCATCGCGCGGATCGCCGTCGGTGCGGTGTAGAGGATGTTGACCTTGTGCTTGTCAACGACCTTCGCCACCCGGGTGATGTCCGGATAGTTCGGCACGCCTTCGAACAGCAACGTGGTCGCGCCATTGGCCAACGGGCCATAAACGATATAGGTGTGGCCGGTGACCCAGCCGACGTCGGCGGTGCACCAGTAGATTTCGCCCGGACGGTAGTCGAACACGCGCTCGTGGGTCATCGCCGCATACAGCAGGTAACCGCCGGTGGTGTGTTGCACGCCCTTGGGTTTGCCGGTGGAACCGGAGGTATAAAGGATGAACAGCGCTTCTTCAGCGCCCATCTCTTTCGGCGCGCACACACTGCCCGCCACTTTCATCAGGTCTTCGTACCAGATGTCGCGATGCTGGTTCCACTTGATGTCGCCACCGGTGCGCTTGCACACGATGACTTTCTGAATGCTGCTGGTTTCCGGGTTGGTCAGCGCGTCGTCGACGTTGGCCTTGAGCGGGATCTTCTTGCCGGCACGAACGCCTTCGTCGGCGGTGATCACCACTTTGGATTTACAGTCGATGATGCGACCGGCCAGGGCTTCCGGCGAGAAACCGCCGAACACTACCGAGTGAATTGCGCCGATCCGGGTGCAGGCCAACATGGCGACCACGGCTTCGGGGATCATCGGCATATAGATCGTCACCACGTCGCCGCGATGCACATCCTGGCCACGCAAGGCGTTGGCGAACTTGCAGACTTGTTCGTGCAGCTCGCGGTAGGTGATGTTGCGGCTTTCGGCAGGGTCATCCCCTTCCCAAATAATCGCGATTTGATCGCCGCGCTCGGCCAGATGACGGTCGAGGCAGTTGTAGGAAACGTTCAGCGTGCCGTCGGCGAACCATTTGATGTCGACATGGTGATCGTCGAAGGACGTCTGCTTCACCGTGGTGAAAGGCTTGATCCAGTCGAGGCGCTTGGCTTGTTCACGCCAGAAGCCGTCCGGGTTGACGACCGACTGCTGGTACATGGCCTTATAGGTGGCCTCGTCAGTCAGCGTGTTGGCTGCTACCTCGGGACGAACGGGATACAAAGAAGCCGCACTCATCTTTCTTACCTCGGTGGAATAGTTGTTTTTGTATGGCCTCAGTTGTAGCCGGGCCGGGCCTATAGAACCATTCGACGATGGTAGTAACAAGCCCCTACAAAATGTGGTTATACCGCGACAAGGCGCTCAAACCCGGCGATCAAGCCCCCTGGGCGCTGACGACACCTGCGAGCTTTTGATCTTCGGCTTTTTAAGTCGAAAGATCGCCATCTTCGGCAGATTCTGCGCAGTGGATAGGGGCAGGTTTTCGGGGATTGTTACCGAAACTGTCAAAGGTGTTTATCAAAAGCACGGCTGTATGCACGCCACCCCCAGGCCTAAAATCAACCTCGCCAACACGGCAAATGCGATTAACCCAGTTGCAGCCCCCACGAAGGCAGTTAATCCAAAACTCTTTATTAAAGCTCCACACGCAATCCCAAAAAGATTGCGTGACCCCCTTCGACCTCAGAAAAGGTAAATTTCAAATGAAAGCTTTATTGGTTCTGGTCCTCAGCAGCCTGTGCGCAACCGCCATGGCAGACGAGGCCCCGACTGATGTCGCACAGCAACAACCCATCGTCGAGGAATACACCTACTCCACTCACCTGGACATCGCCAAAGTGATATCGATGAGCGAAATCCCGAACGTCTGCGAAGTGGTTCCGGCAAAAATGGAATACGACGATTCCAAGGGTCAGCGACACATTCTGCGCTACAGCGTCATGGGCAACGGCTGCTCCAACGGCTGATCCGCTCTCTTCTCTCTAACAAGGTTCGCCCCATCCTCTTTTTGAGGTCGATAAAGCGTCGAGCCAAGAATCGATAAACTAGATTGTTTTAAGCATTTATTTGCGCTTTTTAATCAAAATAGTTGGCGTAGCATCCATTCCACACCCAAGGCACACAACGCCAACGAACCTGGAGCCACTACCATGAAAACCAAACTGATCCTCGCCCTGACCCTTTCCGTCCTGGCCGCTAACACCTTCGCAGCCGATGGCTACGACCGCACTGGCTCGTCCACTTTCACTGAAGCGCCTGTCGCTTCTGACGGTTACGACCATACGGGTTCGGCGTCTTTTGCTTCCGATGGCTTCGATCGCACTGGCGCTGCCAAGGTTGCTGCTGATGGTTCTGATCACACTGGCGCCGCCAAAGTCGCAGCTGATGGTGCTGACCGCGTAGGTGCTGCTCGTTTCAGCTGAATACTGGTGCGATCTTACAGCCCGACTTCGGTCGGGCTTAGTTGTGTCTGGAGTGGTCAAAAATCGACAAAAACCACTACATATAGTAAAAGCCGCCGTTTTTGGTTGCTTTTTGAGCAAGCTATTCCAAGAACATTTCCAAATAAAAACTGCACACAATCTCGACCACAAGAAATCCGTTTCTCCCCTGCAAGCCCCGTCCCATCTGGCTCGCGACACATCAGCAGACCGTAACAACACAAACACCCAGCCCTTACCATTAAAAACCAGCCAAAACAGACGAAAAAAAAACTTCCTCCGCCAAAGCCCTGTAAACCCTCACTCCAACCTGAAAACGCCCCTCCCCGACCACGCCGGGTGCCATTTCGCCGCACCACGGGGCTGAAAATTTCCTTATAATGCGCGCTTAAACGGGCCTGCAATATTCCCTTACAGGGATGAAGAGCCAGTCTGAAGCCCATGCAGAGCGGCTCACGTTCTCTGCACCCATCAGCGGCTTCGGGACACCCGTACAAAATTCTGTTTGTTGCCTGCGTACCGCTGCAAAAAACGGTACCGCTGCAAAAAACGATTTCCTTTAGATCCAACGCGGCCAGTAAGGCTGTGTGAAAAACCAACCTATCAGTTTTCACACGGGCAACTGGCCCTCACGCAGGAGACGACACGTCATGCTGAGCTGGGACGAATTCGACAAAGAAGATGACGGCGAAGTCGCTGTAAAAGGCGCCAACGCCGGCCACGCTTCTGAAGCCAACATGGACCGCCTCGACAGCGCCGGTGGTGCCGCCGCTCAAGAGGCCCGCGCCGTGACCGCGACGGACTCCGCCGCGATCGCCCGCGCCAAGGCTGCCCTGGATTCCCTCGACGTCGCCGAAGGCCTCGCCGAACTCGAAGGCGCCTCCGCCCGCGTTGCTGTCGACGAAAAGCGCATGATCAACTGCCGCGCCGACCTCAACCAACTCGTACCGTTCAAGTACGACTGGGCCTGGCAGAAGTATCTGGACGGTTGCGCAAACCACTGGATGCCGCAAGAAGTCAACATGACCGCCGACATCGCCCTCTGGAAAGACCCGGAAGGCCTGACCGACGACGAGCGCCGCATCGTGATGCGCAACCTCGGCTTCTTCTCCACCGCCGACTCCCTGGTGGCCAACAACCTGGTCCTGGCCGTGTACCGCCTGATCACCAACCCGGAATGCCGCCAGTACATCCTGCGCCAGGCCTTCGAAGAGGCGATCCACACCCACGCCTACCAGTACTGCATCGAATCGCTGGCCATGGATGAAGGCGAAATCTTCAACATGTACCACGAGATCCCATCGGTCGCGAAAAAAGCCACCTGGGGCCTGAAATACACCCGCTCGATCTCCGATCCGAAGTTCGAAACCGGCACCGTCGAAACCGACAAAGAGCTGCTGCGCAACCTGATCGCCTACTACTGCGTTCTGGAAGGCATCTTCTTCTACTGCGGCTTCACCCAGATCCTCTCCATGGGCCGCCGCAACAAAATGACCGGCGTCGCCGAGCAGTTCCAATACATCCTGCGCGACGAATCCATGCACCTGAACTTCGGCATCGACGTGATCAACCAGATCAAAATCGAAAACCCGCATTTGTGGGATGCTGAAATGAAGGAAGAAGCGAGCCAGATGATTCTGCAGGGGACTCAGCTGGAGATTGAATACGCGCGGGATACCATGCCTCGTGGGGTGTTGGGCATGAATGCGGCGATGATGGAGGATTACCTGAAGTTCATCGCTAACCGTCGTTTGAGCCAGATTGGTTTGAAGGAAGAGTACCCAGGGACGACTAACCCGTTCCCTTGGATGAGCGAGATTATGGACTTGAAGAAAGAGAAGAATTTCTTTGAGACGCGGGTTATTGAGTATCAGACGGGTGGGGCGTTGAGCTGGGATTGATTCCTGGAGCTAGCCACGGCCGGTTGTGATCTGAATCGGCAGATTGAAAAAATCAAAAAGCCCTGACTTGTTCAGGGCTTTTTAGTTTGGGAAGAAGAGCGCACGCCCCTCGTAGCCGTTACCGAAGGCTATGTCCGAGCCGGGGTCGCGCCCGACCAAAGCCCTCGCAAAACTAAACACCCCACCGTTGGTCCGAGAGGGGTTCATGATCCATGAAACGGAACTATCGTTTTTTATTACATCGTATGGATACGTTCCTTTCAGGCACGCGTTCATGATTGATGCCAAGGCGCTCAAGGAGCAGAGCCATCCCTGTGCGCATATTATTTCCAATGACCTGCTAGAAGGAACAAAGTCATGTCTGGAAAATACAATGCGGAAAGTACGGAGACAGAACTCCAGATCTTCTCGAAACAATCGGATAATCCCGTAGTCCTGAAAGGCAATCTGACATCCCTGCACGACAAGCCGGAAAAAATCCATCAGCTACTGGATATCCTCGAACTACCGAAAGGAACCGAAGTTCGAGTCATAACCAAGGCCGCATCAGTCATCGTGCGCTAACCCAAGTGTCCTTGCACAAGTGCTTGTCACTTGTGCAAGGAAGTGCAGCGAACAAGAAGCCAATGGATTAAAGATCATGCAAAGCAAGGAAGCCACCAGTCTTGTCAGCGAACGCTTAAAAGATAACGTCTCTGTGGTGTTCTCGACTGACAAGGCAACAATTGCATACGCGCTGTGGGAAGTGAAACTTCCTGTCAGTTGGGTGAACGCTCAACCCGTCATAAAAGACCTGCTTGATCGACGTATATCCCGTGCCCAGGCACTGGAGAATCCGATGGCCAATCCACTGGTAAATCTGCTCAGCGCACAGGGCTGTTTCACATCGATTGAAAAAACTCACTATTCTCTAAAAGAAATAAAAGCGCTGTTTGATCCGCTCCGTTCCGAATGGTACGCAACCTATTATGCCCATCTCGCCTGGGAACAGATAAGAACCGGAAAGTCCAACCGCAATGTATTGTTGGCCTGGTTAATACATAACTATCACATCTCTCGCGCCGCTGGCATTGTAGCGGCCCGAATGGCGGCCTTGGGAAAAGAAACAGCCTCGACTCAATTCTTTCAACAGGATGCACTGGAAGAATATTGGCACTGTGATGCGTTCTACTCTCTGGATACGCCCTTGCTGCAAGGCGTAAGTCTGGCTGATGTGAAATCCTATGTACCTCTGCCCGGTTCGCTGGCATTTGAAGAGCACTGCCTGCAAGTCGCAGAAACCGATCCACTAGGACATTTATTGATCGCCTATTTTCAAGAGTCGAGCATCGCTTTCGCCAGCGCCAGCAACGATTTCTATCAAATCGTAGAGGATCAATACGACATCAAAGGTTTATTCAATACCTGGAAACAACATATCCAGATAGACGTCAACCATGGCCATGCCGAGGGGCTCGGTCAATTATTGGACTCCGCTGTCGAAGTGGAAGCAGCTGTATTGGAGCGCGCATTGCGCAATGCCTGGCTCGGCTTCTATTTTCTATGTTGTAGCCTGGACGACATTCAACAGGAGCAGCACGGCGATGAAATATACCTGCGGCTACCGGTTGAGAATGCAGCCCGCTATCTCCCTAACTTGTGGGAAGCGTTGACCAGCCATCTCGGCACGGAAAAGTTTCCCCAGACGGCCCGCTTGCGCGATGTCGATCAGGCTTTTCTAGTCGACGGATTATGCAAGAGTGCTTTTCGGGCGCTCGGCTTTGCTCGCGACCACGATCAGATCATCGCCTGCGGGGGAGTTGCTAAAGCTTTCTCCCGGCATGCCAAGCCAAGCGAATCCGACAATCCGCTCAATCCATGGTCGGTGGCCATCACCAACCACTTGTTGGAAGCCGCCAACTGCCCCGCCACTTGGTTGATGCTGACTAGCCTGCTAGGCGAACGACTCACCCAGTTCAAGTTGACTGATGCAGTGAGAACCTGCATCGAACAGGCACTGCGCGGCTGCGTAGTGAGCAGCTCAAGCTGCCGCTTACCTTCAACGGCGTTGCGCCAGCTGGACGAACTGATAGTCCGCTGGCTTGGCAGTCGCGATCTGATGCCGCACAGGTTGTTACAGATATAGGACGGGGTCAGCAATGTCGCACTTCTCTCTCCATGGACAGTACCGCGTACAAAGCCGGCGAGACTATGCCACATCAGCACTGGAGGGTGAGTGGTATGGCGGCCCGGGTTTGCTGGGCAATGCGGGTATCAATGAGGTATTACGGGCCCATCCGTTCTGGACTGGACAGGTACAGGTTGCGTTGCGGCCTGCGCTAATCAGTCAACGTTTCGGCAAATTCGCCTCCGAGCCGGACATTCTCTACAAGCATGACCTGTTCATCCCCTCCCCCGACAGCGATGCCATGCTGGAAAATATTGTCGATGTGCTCAAGTCGTGGCAGAACTGGATCCAGCGGAAAAAATTTGTCCAGACGCTGTTCTGTGCTGAAGACTATCAGCACGCCATGGGGCATTTAAGCGACTTGCAAACGACCATCGCCAATGAATATATGGTGCATGAGGCCGGGCACTTCATCGCCTATGATGTTTTTACCAAACAGAACGACGGTTATTTCGCACCCGGCGGAAAAACCGTGTGGCCGCTTATCTACCTTGAAGAATTCCGAGCGGATTTGAATGCTTTCGGATTTGCGGTAAAACTGCTACCCCCTGAACAGGCTGTACAAATCTTCCTGTATAACCTGCTACTTCGCTTTGGCGTTCATCGCCAAGGCATATTGACCCTGCACAGTGCACCTTACGGCCTGATACCTTATCTCTTGTTCTGTTTACTGAACGAGCTTGGTTTTGTTGCGGTTATTAACGTGCACGGGCGTTATTGTTTCAAGTTAAGCAACCTTCATACAACAACCCTCATCGGCTTAATGCAAGACTGTGCCCATCATGCGAAAGTACAATTGAACACGGTGGAAATGGCCTCCACCCGTTCATGGGAGCGGGCTCTCGCCGCAGCGAGTTACGTTCGGAATCGGTTGGAACAATATGAACAGACCAGGCAATTCGCATTGGTAATGAACCAGCCTGCAACAGGCAAGGAACAAGCATGACTGACCAACAACCTAATCCCTATACGCTTCCTCCTGACTTGCCTGTCCCGCAGGATGACGGTGCGTGTGATCATCTAGCGAGAATGCGGTTGCCGGAAATCGAATTGACGTCCACAGAGGGAAAACTCTGGAATCTGACTAAACACGCCGGGAAAACAATAGTCTATATCTACCCGGCCACCGGCGTACCTGGCAAAGACCCCATACCAGACTGGGATGCTATTCCAGGAGCACCGGGTTGCACCTTGCAGTCACTGGGCTTTGGCGAGCGTTACGAGCAGTTTAAGAAGATGGGGTATCAGGTATTCGGGGTCAGCGGACAGAGTACAGCCGAACAGATCGAGTTCAAGCAACGAACAAAGCTACCCTTCATACTCTTGAACGATTCAAACTTCATTCTGCGAGACAAACTCGGCCTGCCCACCTTCCAAGCCTACAGTCAATTGTTTTACAAGCGTTTGGCGCTGATAGTGGAAGACGGGAAAATCAGGCAGGTGTTTTACCCAGTATTTCCACCGGATCAATGCGCGGCCAAAGTATTGGCATGGCTGGAGAGCAACGAATAGGCCTGACGGCAGGCCATTATGCCCAGACGCATACCCTTCTCCATTGTTCTAGTCATCATTACTATATCGATGCCTGTCAAAAAAAAGACCTGCACCGAAAGAAAGAACCATGATCGGTAGAGCACCAAGATCAAGCCCTTCGATCTTCGGCACCACTATAAAAGCAGCCACCCCACCCAAGACAAAAGCGCTGATACCCAACCATTTCCTGTACCGATACGGCCTAACGAAAAACCCCAGAATGAGAGCAATACTCAACAATAACCCGTCGCCAAAATATTCACTCATCGCTTGCATCAACCTTTTGCCTTGATAATCATCGATAAAGTCGAATGCTGGGGCCCTATGCCGCCATTGGCTCTTGCATCGACACTGACAATCACATCACCCGCGTGATAAGTCGGCAACCGCTCAAGCGCAAACATCTGACCTGCTTTACCTAGCACAGGGCCAGAAATAAAGCCGTAAGGCAGAACTCAAGCTACAGCAGCACCGAAGGCACCGGCGGTAATATTGGCAACGCTCATTCGCTGTTCATTGAGCGTATCAGCGTATCAGCGTATACCCTAGTCAATGGGCTGGATATCCCAACCATCATGGCGCAAGACCGGTCCTTTGCGAGCATTCTTTCATACAGATCGACCACCAAATTACTGACATCAAAATGTGCGGCTTTCGTCTCGTATAAATAAAGCTCTCTAAGTCGGCCTCGATCACTCGGTTCAACCGTGAAGTTCACGACTGTGAAAGAAACGCCATGACGACCAAAATACTGATTCCGCTCCAGCTTCACGGATACGTCCTTTATTTGAGTAAGGGCATAACTATTCCTTTATTTTGTGCTGTTGTAGACCCTGCTATAGAGGAAACAAAAAAAGCTTACAGAGTTTTCGGACGTGTCCTACACGGCACTTATGTGCGTGATCCGATGGTAAGAACCCTGGGTGCGTAAAACGCTTAATCATCCCTATGGCAATCCAACGATACTCCTATAGCATTTACAGCTTCTTCAAGGATGAAGGTTGGATTTGGCTGCGGGACCATGCCTTATCTGTTATTCAATCACACGCGACGGCGGGGTGCCGGTATTTCAGTCTTCGAAGCACTCGGCGGGTGGTGCGAGTATTTGTAGGATCGCTTGAGCGATACGTCGGTCTTTTCTGTAGGAATTTTCGTAGACAGGTGTAATGGCCACTCAGTATCGTCCGAGGGTTTTCAACCCTCGGCGATTGTATGGACACAGGAAAGAGCAACAGCGATTGGAGTGACGTGGAGATTCAGGCTGCGGTCGATGCCTATCTCAGCATGTTGTCACGCGAGCAAAGCGGTCAGAAGGTCAATAAGGCTCATGAGAATCGCGTCCTGCGCGAAAGTGCCTTAGCGGGCCGCACCAAAGGTTCGGTTGAATTTCGGATGCAGAATATCTCTACCGTGTTGGTCGATCTCGGGCGAGATCGCATTGAGGGATACAAACCCGCCAAGAATGTCGGTGCGAATGTTGAACGCAGTATTCGTGAAGCACTTAACGCTCCAAGCACTTTGACGCCTGAAGACTTTGCCCCAACAGCTGATGAGGCAACGCTCGAACGCCGCGCCGCAAAACTTGAGAAACAGCCACTCAAGGGTGAGCCGAAAGGGATTGTGAAACCTATACAAACTCAGGCCAGCGGGAAATCTTATGTCCGAGATCCGGAAGTGAGAGCCTGGGTTCGCAAACAAGCTAAAGGTATATGCGAGGGCTGCCGCAAACCTGCGCCGTTCAAAAAGGACGGCAGACCGTTTCTTGAGGTTCATCACGTTAAGCATTTGGCACAGGAGGGTTCGGATCGTCCGAGCAATGCTGTGGCGCTATGCCCAAATTGTCATCGGAGCTGCCATCACTCTGACGAAAAAACTGAGTTCACAGCGTTACTTTATAAGCAGGTCGCGCGGCTAATTCCTGAGTAATTGAACGCGATCCGTGGCGAGGGCGCTTGCTTCCGTTCGGGTGCGAAGCAGTCGCCTAGCGAACAACTCGTATGCCAGGTATGTCGTGTTTGCCGGTTTTGGGGCCGCTTCGCGACCCAACGGGGGCAAGCCCCCTCGCCACAGATCGAGGCAGGATTGATGACTGCGTTGATGTTGGAGTCGCGAGCAGTCTCCCACATAGCATTGGCAGCGCGTCTGAGGAAAACACTATCTCCTACAAACGTGCCGAAACCACTCGTACGCCATACTGCGGAATAATCCCGTCCGCTGTGACCAACTCCAACCCTTCCGCCTGAGCCTGGGCAATCAACATTCGATCAAATGGATCGCGATGAATCTCCGGTAACTTGCCCGCCTGCTGTCCATGGAACAGCGAAATCGGCAGTTTTGTAAAACCCTCATCCTCAACCAGCGCCTCAAGATCCTCTGGAGCCTCTAGCATCCCTTTAGCCTGTTTGATCGATATTTCCCAAATCGATGCTGCGCTCACCAGAACCTGATTACGTGGCTCTCCGATCATCTGTCGAGCATCCGCGCCCAGTGCAGGATCATCGGACAACCACCAGAGAAACGCATGGGTATCTAATAACAAGCGCCTCATAGGCTGCCCTCAAACCCATCAATGATGTCGTCAGGGGTCTTGTCAAAATCTGCAGACATCCGAATCTTCCCCTTCAGCCGCCCAGGCTTGCGCGCCCGAGGTGTATCAACATGAGGCAGCAGATCAAGATACGGCTTACCGGCCTTGGCGATCACAACCTTGTCGCCATGCCATACACGTTCCGCAAGTTGGGAGAGTTGGGATTTTGCTTCGTGCATGTTTACTTGCACCAGTTCATTCATTTGGCACCTCCACAAAGTTAGCTAAGCTAGCCTAAGCCTGAGTTTTCCTATAGGCAAGGTGTCGAGCTGACCGTCTATCAAAAATGGCCTTTCAAACCTTGCCCAACGATCAACGTGGCCCTCCGCTTGAATAAACAGGTGCGCCATCTTCATGCTACCCGCTATTAATACGCCACCCTCCTTTGAAGGATCCAAGCCCCGCCATGAAATTCGACCTCGCCTACTGCCTCAGCCTCGACGACAAGCTGTCGATCTATGACGTGCGCGATTTGAATTTCGACGAAACCATGGATTTCGATTCCGCCAAAGAGCACTTCCAATGCCCCAACGATGCTTGCCGTTCGGCGTTTGATGCGGCCAACGTGTTGGGAACGTTCAACGCCAAGAATGTGAATTACGTGCGCACGCCGCACTTCAAGAACATTCCCAGCACGCGGCATATCGAGGGTTGTCCTTATGTCAGTCTGAAGACGCCGGCGTCGGGCTTGGAGGCGGACGGTGCGGAATCGGATGACAGTCGGGAGGAGCATTTCCCGTCGGAGTTGTTGCTGACTCGACGTGAGTATGTGCGTAAGCCGTCGGGCCCGGCGGTGGCGACTGATGTGATGCGGGACGATCCGAAACCCTCTTCAGCGGCCAGTAATGTCGAACACCCGAGCCGCGAGTCGGCACCGGACAAGACCAGTGTTTTCGCCCATCCGGTTGAGTGTTTTGTGTCGAACTTCGAGGACAAGGAGCTGCTCAAGCGCATGCCGCTGAAGATTGGCGAGCACTCGGCGCCTTATGGGTCGTTCTTCAAGAAGATCGAATATCTGCAGGACAACAAGGGGCTGATTTACTGGGGCAAGATCAAGGAGATCAAGGATTACACACAGAGCTTTCGCATCGATTTCGAACAGAAGGTCTGGTTCAAGCAACCGGACGAGGCGAAGAAGAAGCCTTACTCGGTTAATGTTTACCTGAGCAAGAAGCTGATCGACAACTACCGCAAGCGCAAAGCGTTTCTGGAAGAGATCAAGCACGCCATCGACAGTGAGGCGCAGTTGTATTGTTTCTTTTATGGCGTTCAGCCTGCGTTGAAGCAGGTGCCGAGCAAGAAAAAACCCGAGCAGACGTTCGGGGTGTTCAGTGCCAATATCGAGAACCTGGATCACTTCATTATTCGTGAAGCGCCGGGGTTGGCGGAC
The window above is part of the Pseudomonas sp. B21-048 genome. Proteins encoded here:
- a CDS encoding peroxiredoxin, whose product is MTDQQPNPYTLPPDLPVPQDDGACDHLARMRLPEIELTSTEGKLWNLTKHAGKTIVYIYPATGVPGKDPIPDWDAIPGAPGCTLQSLGFGERYEQFKKMGYQVFGVSGQSTAEQIEFKQRTKLPFILLNDSNFILRDKLGLPTFQAYSQLFYKRLALIVEDGKIRQVFYPVFPPDQCAAKVLAWLESNE
- a CDS encoding ribonucleotide-diphosphate reductase subunit beta — its product is MLSWDEFDKEDDGEVAVKGANAGHASEANMDRLDSAGGAAAQEARAVTATDSAAIARAKAALDSLDVAEGLAELEGASARVAVDEKRMINCRADLNQLVPFKYDWAWQKYLDGCANHWMPQEVNMTADIALWKDPEGLTDDERRIVMRNLGFFSTADSLVANNLVLAVYRLITNPECRQYILRQAFEEAIHTHAYQYCIESLAMDEGEIFNMYHEIPSVAKKATWGLKYTRSISDPKFETGTVETDKELLRNLIAYYCVLEGIFFYCGFTQILSMGRRNKMTGVAEQFQYILRDESMHLNFGIDVINQIKIENPHLWDAEMKEEASQMILQGTQLEIEYARDTMPRGVLGMNAAMMEDYLKFIANRRLSQIGLKEEYPGTTNPFPWMSEIMDLKKEKNFFETRVIEYQTGGALSWD
- a CDS encoding type II toxin-antitoxin system Phd/YefM family antitoxin — protein: MNELVQVNMHEAKSQLSQLAERVWHGDKVVIAKAGKPYLDLLPHVDTPRARKPGRLKGKIRMSADFDKTPDDIIDGFEGSL
- a CDS encoding DUF2790 domain-containing protein, which encodes MKALLVLVLSSLCATAMADEAPTDVAQQQPIVEEYTYSTHLDIAKVISMSEIPNVCEVVPAKMEYDDSKGQRHILRYSVMGNGCSNG
- a CDS encoding HNH endonuclease; this encodes MDTGKSNSDWSDVEIQAAVDAYLSMLSREQSGQKVNKAHENRVLRESALAGRTKGSVEFRMQNISTVLVDLGRDRIEGYKPAKNVGANVERSIREALNAPSTLTPEDFAPTADEATLERRAAKLEKQPLKGEPKGIVKPIQTQASGKSYVRDPEVRAWVRKQAKGICEGCRKPAPFKKDGRPFLEVHHVKHLAQEGSDRPSNAVALCPNCHRSCHHSDEKTEFTALLYKQVARLIPE
- a CDS encoding type II toxin-antitoxin system VapC family toxin, producing the protein MRRLLLDTHAFLWWLSDDPALGADARQMIGEPRNQVLVSAASIWEISIKQAKGMLEAPEDLEALVEDEGFTKLPISLFHGQQAGKLPEIHRDPFDRMLIAQAQAEGLELVTADGIIPQYGVRVVSARL
- the acs gene encoding acetate--CoA ligase; protein product: MSAASLYPVRPEVAANTLTDEATYKAMYQQSVVNPDGFWREQAKRLDWIKPFTTVKQTSFDDHHVDIKWFADGTLNVSYNCLDRHLAERGDQIAIIWEGDDPAESRNITYRELHEQVCKFANALRGQDVHRGDVVTIYMPMIPEAVVAMLACTRIGAIHSVVFGGFSPEALAGRIIDCKSKVVITADEGVRAGKKIPLKANVDDALTNPETSSIQKVIVCKRTGGDIKWNQHRDIWYEDLMKVAGSVCAPKEMGAEEALFILYTSGSTGKPKGVQHTTGGYLLYAAMTHERVFDYRPGEIYWCTADVGWVTGHTYIVYGPLANGATTLLFEGVPNYPDITRVAKVVDKHKVNILYTAPTAIRAMMASGTAAVEGADGSSLRLLGSVGEPINPEAWDWYYKNVGQSRCPIVDTWWQTETGGNMMSPLPGAHGLKPGSAARPFFGVVPALVDNLGNIIEGVAEGNLVILDSWPGQARTLYGDHDRFVDTYFKTFRGMYFTGDGARRDADGYYWITGRVDDVLNVSGHRMGTAEIESAMVAHPKVAEAAVVGVPHDIKGQGIYVYVTLIGGEEPSEQLRLELKNWVRKEIGPIASPDVIQWAPGLPKTRSGKIMRRILRKIATAEYDGLGDISTLADPGVVQHLIDTHKTMNVA